The Streptomyces sp. NBC_00286 nucleotide sequence TTGTCCACAGGACATTTTCTGGTGCCGACCGCATGTGCGAGCATGAAGGTGCAAGCGAAAGACACGCCCTCGGCCCGGAATGAATCCGCGGCCCCGCCGGTTGCAATCGTCGGCAAGCAGTCTCCGTACAACCCGGGAGAGAAGCAGATGTCCGTATCGGACGAGACCACCACCGTGAGCGACGGCATCCTCCTGTCGGAAGCCGCCGCGGCCAAGGTCAAGGCCCTGCTCGACCAGGAAGGCCGCGACGACCTGGCGCTGCGCGTCGCCGTTCAGCCCGGCGGCTGCTCCGGCCTGCGGTACCAGCTCTTCTTCGACGAGCGCTCCCTGGACGGCGACGTCGTCAAGGAGTTCGGCGGTGTGAAGGTCGTCACCGACCGTATGAGCGCTCCGTACCTGGGCGGCGCCTCCATCGACTTCGTGGACACGATCGAGAAGCAGGGCTTCACGATCGACAACCCGAACGCGTCGGGTTCCTGCGCCTGCGGCGACTCCTTCAACTGACGCCGGGCCCGGCCTCGTAGGTCCGTCCCAGGACGGCCAGCACAGGCAGTACAGAAGGCCGCGGTCTACGCAGAAAGGCGGCGCCCCCTCCAACGGGGCGCCGCCTTCGCGTGCTGTCGGTCCTGCCCGGCGGGGCCTACTCGGTGACCTTCGGCAG carries:
- a CDS encoding HesB/IscA family protein gives rise to the protein MSVSDETTTVSDGILLSEAAAAKVKALLDQEGRDDLALRVAVQPGGCSGLRYQLFFDERSLDGDVVKEFGGVKVVTDRMSAPYLGGASIDFVDTIEKQGFTIDNPNASGSCACGDSFN